One region of Streptomyces capillispiralis genomic DNA includes:
- the mce gene encoding methylmalonyl-CoA epimerase has product MLTRIDHIGIACFDLDRTVEFYRATYGFEVFHSEVNEEQGVREAMLKINETSDGGASYLQLLEPTREDSAVGKWLAKNGEGVHHIAFGTADVDADAAEIGGKGVRVLYEEPRRGSMGSRITFLHPKDCHGVLTELVTSAPVESSEH; this is encoded by the coding sequence ATGCTGACGCGAATCGACCACATCGGGATCGCCTGTTTCGACCTGGACAGGACCGTGGAGTTCTACCGGGCCACCTACGGCTTCGAGGTGTTCCACTCCGAGGTCAACGAGGAGCAGGGCGTGCGCGAGGCCATGCTCAAGATCAACGAAACCTCCGACGGCGGCGCCTCCTACCTGCAACTGCTCGAACCGACCCGCGAGGACTCCGCCGTGGGCAAGTGGCTCGCGAAGAACGGCGAGGGCGTCCACCACATCGCCTTCGGCACGGCGGACGTGGACGCGGACGCGGCCGAGATCGGCGGCAAGGGCGTCCGCGTGCTGTACGAAGAGCCCCGGCGCGGCTCCATGGGGTCACGAATCACCTTCCTGCACCCCAAGGACTGCCATGGCGTTCTGACAGAACTGGTCACTTCGGCGCCTGTTGAGTCGTCCGAGCACTGA
- the scy gene encoding polarized growth protein Scy encodes MRGYESQEREPAADVDHLSRFEAEMKRLKTEREKAIQHAEDLGYQVEVLRAKLHEARRTIMSRPAFDGGDLGYQAEQLLRNAQMQADQLRADAERELSQARAQTQRILQEHAEQAARLQAELHQEAVTRRQQLDQELAERRQTVESHVNENVAWAEQLRARTEQQARRLLEESRAETEQAMAAARAEAERLTSEARQRLQSEAEAARAEAEQILRRARADAERLLNAASTQAQEATDHAEQLRTSTASESESARRQAQELSRAAEQRMTEAETALREARAEAEKVLAEAKEAASKALASAESANETRTRTAKEQVARLVEEATKEAEQTKSEAEQLVADARAEAEKIVAEAAEKARTITAEESATQLSKAAKTAEDVLNKASEEAKRTTRAAAEEAERIRGEAEAEADRLRAEAHDIAEQLKGAAKDDTKEYRAKTVELQEEARRLRGEAEQLRSDAVAEGERIRAEARKEAVAQIEEAAKSAEELLAKAKADADELRSTAQADSEKVRTEAIERATTLRRQAEETLERTRKEAERHRAEVVEQSDALKADAERAARELREETERAVEARRTEAAAELSRLHADAEERLAAAEQALSDAREEAARIRREASEETERLRTEAAERIRALQQQAEAEAERLRDEAAADASASRAEGESVAVRLRSEAAAEAERLKSEAQDSADRMRAEAQAAAERISAEASETLAAAQEEAARRRREAEELLGAAREEADQERRRAREQSEELLASARTRVEEAQAEAVRLVEEADRRATEMVSAAEQHATQVRESVAGLHEQAQEEIAGLRSAAEHAAERTRHEAEQEADRVRADAYAERERASEDASRLRREAREETEAAKALAERTVSEAISEAERIRTDVSEHAQRVRTEASDAIAEAEQAAARTRADAREDANRIRSDAATQADTLITEARNEAERLTSETITDTDRLRTETVAEAERVRAESVAKAEKLIADATGDAERLRAEAAETVGSAQQHAERIRGEARRVKTDAESEAERLVSAAREEAERTLDAARKEANKRRSEAAEQVDTLITETTAEADKLLTEAQQQALKTTAEAESQADTMVGVARSEAERIVSEATVEGNTRVEKARTDADELLVGARRDATQIRERAEELRERITSEIEELHERARREAAETMKSTGDRCDALIKAAEDQLAKAEAKAKEIVSEANSEAGKVRIAAVKKAEGLLKEAEQKKATLVKEAEELKAEAVREARRTVEEGKRELEVLVRRREDINTEISRVQDVLEALESFEAPAGGKDNGVKAGATAGATRTSGKSSDS; translated from the coding sequence GTGCGGGGCTACGAGAGCCAGGAGCGAGAGCCGGCGGCTGACGTCGACCACCTCTCTCGGTTCGAAGCCGAGATGAAGCGGCTGAAGACCGAGCGGGAAAAGGCGATCCAGCACGCCGAGGACCTCGGCTACCAGGTCGAGGTGCTGCGCGCCAAGCTGCACGAGGCGCGGCGCACCATCATGTCCCGGCCCGCCTTCGACGGCGGTGACCTCGGCTATCAGGCCGAGCAGTTGCTGCGCAACGCCCAGATGCAGGCCGACCAGCTGCGCGCGGACGCCGAGCGGGAGCTGAGCCAGGCCCGCGCGCAGACCCAGCGGATCCTCCAGGAGCACGCGGAGCAGGCGGCGCGGCTCCAGGCGGAGCTGCACCAGGAGGCCGTGACGCGGCGCCAGCAGCTCGACCAGGAGCTGGCGGAGCGCCGGCAGACCGTCGAGTCGCACGTCAACGAGAACGTGGCGTGGGCGGAGCAGCTGCGCGCCCGTACCGAGCAGCAGGCCCGCCGGCTCCTGGAGGAGTCCCGCGCGGAGACCGAGCAGGCCATGGCCGCCGCCCGCGCGGAGGCCGAGCGGCTGACCTCCGAGGCCCGCCAGCGGCTGCAGAGCGAGGCCGAGGCGGCCCGCGCGGAGGCCGAGCAGATCCTGCGCCGGGCCCGCGCGGACGCCGAGCGGCTGCTGAACGCCGCCTCCACACAGGCGCAGGAGGCCACCGACCACGCCGAGCAGCTGCGGACCTCCACCGCCAGCGAGTCGGAGTCGGCGCGCCGTCAGGCGCAGGAGCTGAGCCGGGCCGCCGAGCAGCGCATGACGGAGGCCGAGACGGCGCTGCGCGAGGCGCGTGCCGAGGCGGAGAAGGTGCTCGCCGAGGCGAAGGAGGCCGCGTCCAAGGCGCTGGCCTCCGCCGAGTCCGCCAACGAGACCCGTACGCGCACGGCCAAGGAGCAGGTCGCCCGGCTGGTCGAGGAGGCCACGAAGGAGGCCGAGCAGACCAAGTCCGAGGCGGAGCAGCTGGTCGCCGACGCCCGCGCGGAGGCCGAGAAGATCGTCGCCGAGGCCGCCGAGAAGGCCCGCACGATCACCGCCGAGGAGTCCGCGACGCAGCTGTCCAAGGCGGCCAAGACCGCCGAGGACGTGCTCAACAAGGCGTCGGAGGAGGCGAAGCGGACCACCAGGGCGGCGGCCGAGGAGGCCGAGCGGATCCGCGGCGAGGCCGAGGCCGAGGCGGACCGGCTGCGCGCCGAGGCGCACGACATCGCCGAGCAGCTCAAGGGCGCGGCGAAGGACGACACCAAGGAGTACCGCGCCAAGACGGTCGAGCTGCAGGAGGAGGCCCGCCGGCTGCGCGGCGAGGCCGAGCAGCTGCGCTCCGACGCGGTCGCCGAGGGCGAGAGGATCCGCGCGGAGGCCCGCAAGGAGGCCGTGGCGCAGATCGAGGAGGCGGCGAAGTCCGCCGAGGAGCTGCTCGCCAAGGCGAAGGCGGACGCGGACGAACTGCGCTCCACCGCGCAGGCCGACAGCGAGAAGGTCCGCACCGAGGCCATCGAGCGCGCCACGACGCTGCGCCGGCAGGCCGAGGAGACGCTGGAGCGCACCCGCAAGGAGGCCGAGCGGCACCGCGCGGAGGTCGTCGAGCAGTCCGACGCGCTCAAGGCGGACGCCGAGCGGGCCGCGCGCGAGCTGCGCGAGGAGACCGAGCGGGCGGTCGAGGCGCGCCGCACGGAGGCCGCCGCGGAGCTGTCGCGGCTGCACGCGGACGCCGAGGAGCGGCTCGCCGCCGCCGAGCAGGCGCTGAGCGACGCGCGCGAGGAGGCCGCCCGGATCCGCCGGGAGGCGTCGGAGGAGACCGAGCGGCTGCGCACCGAGGCCGCCGAGCGGATCCGCGCGCTCCAGCAGCAGGCGGAGGCGGAGGCGGAGCGGCTGCGTGACGAGGCCGCCGCCGACGCGTCCGCGTCCCGCGCGGAGGGCGAGTCCGTCGCCGTACGGCTGCGGTCGGAGGCCGCCGCCGAGGCGGAGCGGCTGAAGTCGGAGGCGCAGGACAGCGCCGACCGGATGCGGGCCGAGGCGCAGGCCGCCGCCGAGCGGATCTCCGCGGAGGCGTCGGAGACGCTGGCCGCCGCGCAGGAGGAGGCGGCCCGGCGCCGCCGGGAGGCCGAGGAACTGCTCGGTGCCGCCCGGGAGGAGGCCGACCAGGAGCGCCGGCGGGCCCGCGAGCAGAGCGAGGAGCTGCTGGCCTCGGCGCGCACCCGCGTGGAGGAGGCGCAGGCGGAGGCCGTGCGCCTGGTCGAGGAGGCGGACCGGCGCGCCACCGAGATGGTGTCGGCCGCCGAGCAGCACGCGACGCAGGTACGGGAGTCCGTCGCGGGGCTGCACGAGCAGGCCCAGGAGGAGATCGCCGGGCTGCGCAGCGCCGCCGAGCACGCGGCGGAGCGCACGCGCCACGAGGCCGAGCAGGAGGCGGACCGGGTCCGCGCCGACGCCTACGCGGAGCGGGAGCGGGCGAGTGAGGACGCCTCACGGCTGCGGCGGGAGGCGCGGGAGGAGACCGAGGCCGCCAAGGCGCTGGCCGAGCGCACCGTGTCCGAGGCGATCAGCGAGGCCGAGCGGATCCGCACGGACGTGTCCGAGCACGCCCAGCGGGTGCGCACGGAGGCCTCGGACGCCATCGCGGAGGCCGAGCAGGCGGCGGCGCGCACCCGGGCGGACGCCCGCGAGGACGCCAACCGGATCCGTTCGGACGCGGCGACGCAGGCGGACACCCTCATCACCGAGGCGCGCAACGAGGCCGAGCGGCTGACCTCCGAGACCATCACGGACACCGACCGGCTGCGCACGGAGACCGTGGCCGAGGCCGAGCGGGTGCGCGCGGAGTCGGTCGCCAAGGCGGAGAAGCTGATCGCGGACGCCACCGGCGACGCGGAGCGGCTGCGCGCCGAGGCCGCGGAGACGGTGGGGTCGGCGCAGCAGCACGCGGAGCGCATCCGCGGCGAGGCCCGGCGGGTCAAGACCGACGCGGAGTCGGAGGCCGAGCGGCTGGTGTCGGCCGCGCGCGAGGAGGCCGAGCGGACGCTGGACGCGGCCCGCAAGGAGGCCAACAAGCGGCGCTCCGAGGCGGCCGAGCAGGTCGACACGCTCATCACGGAGACCACCGCCGAGGCGGACAAGCTGCTCACCGAGGCGCAGCAGCAGGCGCTGAAGACGACGGCGGAGGCGGAGTCGCAGGCGGACACCATGGTCGGCGTCGCGCGCAGCGAGGCCGAGCGGATCGTCTCCGAGGCGACCGTCGAGGGCAACACCCGGGTGGAGAAGGCCCGTACGGACGCGGACGAGCTGCTGGTCGGCGCGCGCCGGGACGCGACGCAGATCCGCGAGCGCGCGGAGGAGCTGCGCGAGCGCATCACCAGTGAGATCGAGGAGTTGCACGAGCGGGCCCGCCGTGAGGCGGCGGAGACGATGAAGTCCACGGGCGACCGCTGCGACGCGCTCATCAAGGCCGCCGAGGACCAGCTCGCCAAGGCGGAGGCGAAGGCGAAGGAGATCGTCTCCGAGGCCAACTCCGAGGCGGGCAAGGTGCGTATCGCCGCCGTGAAGAAGGCCGAGGGTCTGCTCAAGGAGGCGGAGCAGAAGAAGGCCACGCTCGTCAAGGAGGCCGAGGAGCTGAAGGCCGAGGCGGTCCGCGAGGCGCGGCGCACGGTCGAGGAGGGCAAGCGCGAGCTGGAGGTGCTGGTGCGGCGCCGCGAGGACATCAACACCGAGATCTCCCGCGTGCAGGACGTGCTGGAGGCGCTGGAGTCCTTCGAGGCTCCCGCCGGCGGCAAGGACAACGGGGTCAAGGCGGGAGCCACGGCAGGAGCCACCCGTACGAGTGGCAAGTCATCGGATAGCTAG
- a CDS encoding cellulose-binding protein, whose amino-acid sequence MSDTSPYGFELVRRGYDRAQVDERISKLVSDRDSALARITALEKRIEELHLETQNAQAQVSDAEPSYAGLGARVEKILRLAEEEAKDLREEARRAAEQHRELAESAAQQVRNDAESYAAERKAKAEDEGVRIVEKAQGEATQLRSEAQKDAQSKREEADALFEETRAKAAQAAADFETNLAKRREQSERDLASRQAKAEKRLAEIEHRAEQLRLEAEKLRTDAERRARQTVETAQRQAEDIVADANAKADRIRSESERELAALTNRRDSINAQLTNVREMLATLTGAAVAATGAPATEDEPISRGVPAQQSR is encoded by the coding sequence ATGAGCGACACTTCCCCCTACGGCTTCGAGCTTGTGCGGCGTGGGTACGACCGCGCTCAGGTGGACGAACGTATCTCCAAGCTCGTCTCCGACCGTGACAGCGCTCTCGCCCGCATCACCGCTCTGGAAAAGCGCATCGAGGAGCTCCACCTCGAGACGCAGAACGCCCAGGCCCAGGTCAGCGACGCCGAGCCGTCGTACGCCGGTCTCGGCGCGCGGGTGGAGAAGATCCTCCGCCTCGCCGAGGAGGAGGCCAAGGATCTGCGCGAGGAGGCGCGTCGCGCCGCGGAGCAGCACCGCGAACTCGCCGAGTCCGCCGCCCAGCAGGTGCGCAACGACGCCGAGTCCTACGCCGCCGAGCGCAAGGCGAAGGCCGAGGACGAGGGCGTCCGGATCGTCGAGAAGGCTCAGGGCGAAGCCACCCAGCTGCGTTCCGAGGCGCAGAAGGACGCGCAGTCCAAGCGGGAGGAGGCGGACGCCCTCTTCGAGGAGACCCGCGCCAAGGCCGCGCAGGCCGCCGCCGACTTCGAGACGAACCTCGCCAAGCGCCGCGAGCAGTCCGAGCGCGACCTGGCCTCCCGTCAGGCCAAGGCCGAGAAGCGCCTCGCCGAGATCGAGCACCGGGCGGAGCAGCTGCGCCTGGAGGCGGAGAAGCTGCGCACCGACGCCGAGCGCCGTGCCCGCCAGACGGTGGAGACCGCGCAGCGCCAGGCCGAGGACATCGTGGCCGACGCCAACGCCAAGGCGGACCGGATCCGTTCGGAATCCGAGCGCGAGCTCGCGGCGCTGACCAACCGCCGCGACTCCATCAACGCCCAGCTCACCAACGTCCGCGAGATGCTGGCGACGCTCACCGGTGCCGCGGTCGCCGCGACCGGCGCGCCCGCCACGGAGGACGAGCCGATCTCCCGCGGGGTGCCGGCCCAGCAGTCCCGGTAA
- a CDS encoding ABC transporter ATP-binding protein, with protein MIELEGLTKRYGEKLAVDGLTFTVRPGIVTGFLGPNGAGKSTTMRMILGLDRPTAGDVRIDGTHYDRLPDPLTRIGALLEAKGVHPGRSAYHHLLCLAQSNGIPRRRVHEVLDAVGLTAVARKKAKGFSLGMSQRLGIAAALLGDPRILMFDEPVNGLDPEGIHWIRTLMKSLAAQGRTVFVSSHLMSEMALTADHLVVIGQGRLLADTSMAEFIEHNSRSYVRVRSPQRERLLDVLHRAGITAVESGNGALEVDGSKAEYIGELAARNQVVLHELSPQQASLEEAFMRLTAESVEYHAHSDTPAPRQQWGDDWKKGRS; from the coding sequence ATGATCGAGCTCGAGGGGCTGACCAAGCGGTACGGCGAGAAGCTGGCGGTCGACGGTCTGACCTTCACCGTCAGACCGGGCATCGTCACGGGCTTCCTCGGCCCGAACGGCGCGGGCAAGTCGACCACCATGCGGATGATCCTGGGCCTGGACCGGCCCACCGCCGGGGACGTGCGGATCGACGGCACCCACTACGACCGGCTCCCGGACCCGCTGACGCGCATCGGCGCCCTGCTGGAGGCCAAGGGCGTGCACCCCGGCCGCAGCGCCTACCACCACCTGCTGTGCCTCGCCCAGAGCAACGGCATCCCGCGCCGGCGGGTGCACGAGGTGTTGGACGCGGTCGGTCTGACGGCGGTGGCGCGCAAGAAGGCCAAGGGGTTCTCGCTCGGCATGAGCCAGCGGCTGGGGATCGCCGCCGCGCTGCTCGGCGACCCGCGGATCCTGATGTTCGACGAGCCGGTGAACGGGCTCGACCCGGAGGGCATCCACTGGATCCGCACGCTGATGAAGTCGCTCGCCGCCCAGGGCCGCACCGTCTTCGTCTCCTCGCACCTGATGAGCGAGATGGCGCTGACCGCCGACCACCTGGTCGTCATCGGCCAGGGCCGGCTGCTCGCCGACACCTCCATGGCCGAGTTCATCGAGCACAACTCGCGCTCCTACGTCCGGGTGCGCAGCCCACAGCGGGAGCGGCTCCTCGACGTGCTGCACCGGGCCGGGATCACCGCCGTGGAGAGCGGCAACGGGGCGCTGGAGGTGGACGGCTCCAAGGCGGAGTACATCGGGGAGCTGGCGGCCAGGAACCAGGTGGTGCTGCACGAGCTGAGCCCGCAGCAGGCCTCCCTGGAGGAGGCGTTCATGCGGTTGACCGCGGAGTCGGTGGAGTACCACGCGCACTCCGACACACCCGCGCCCCGGCAGCAGTGGGGCGACGACTGGAAGAAGGGCCGATCATGA
- a CDS encoding ABC transporter permease, protein MTAAQVVRSEWTKIRSVASTVWTLSLAVVVTLALGMLISALSKNEFASMSARDRLSFDPTFISFAGMSLGQLAMIVFGVLVVSNEYSTGMIRASLAAVPRRGAFLFGKLAVATALALVVSLATSFAAFFLGQAMLGEHRASIGDEGVLRAVIGGGLYMTLIALFSMGVAVMLRSPMLSLGILMPFFFLISNILGNVDATEKIGRFLPDQAGNKIMQVVPPLDDDTPYGPWGGLGIMALWVAAALLGGYLLLKRRDAQ, encoded by the coding sequence ATGACGGCGGCGCAGGTCGTCCGGTCCGAATGGACCAAGATCCGGTCGGTGGCCTCCACCGTGTGGACGCTCTCCCTGGCGGTGGTGGTCACCCTCGCGCTCGGCATGCTGATCTCGGCGCTGTCGAAGAACGAGTTCGCCTCGATGAGCGCGCGGGACCGGCTCTCCTTCGACCCGACGTTCATCAGCTTCGCCGGGATGAGCCTCGGTCAGCTCGCGATGATCGTCTTCGGGGTGCTGGTGGTGTCGAACGAGTACAGCACCGGCATGATCCGCGCCTCGCTGGCGGCCGTGCCGCGGCGCGGCGCCTTCCTCTTCGGGAAGCTGGCGGTGGCCACCGCGCTCGCCCTGGTGGTGTCCCTGGCGACCAGCTTCGCCGCGTTCTTCCTGGGCCAGGCGATGCTCGGCGAGCACAGGGCGTCGATCGGGGACGAGGGGGTGCTGCGGGCGGTCATCGGCGGCGGCCTCTACATGACGCTGATCGCGCTGTTCTCGATGGGCGTGGCCGTAATGCTGCGCTCGCCGATGCTGTCGCTGGGCATCCTGATGCCGTTCTTCTTCCTGATCTCCAACATCCTCGGCAACGTCGACGCCACCGAGAAGATCGGCCGGTTCCTGCCCGACCAAGCGGGCAACAAGATCATGCAGGTGGTCCCGCCCCTGGACGACGACACCCCGTACGGGCCCTGGGGCGGCCTCGGCATCATGGCGCTCTGGGTGGCCGCCGCGCTCCTCGGCGGGTACCTGCTCCTGAAGCGGCGGGACGCGCAGTGA
- a CDS encoding ABC transporter ATP-binding protein, translated as MIEAVGLTKRYGDKTAVYNLSFQVRPGAVTGFLGPNGSGKSTTMRMILGLDNPTAGRVTIGGYPYRRLPNAPRQVGALLDAKAVHGGRSARNHLLSLAQLSGIPARRVDEVLGVVGLHEVARRRSKGFSLGMGQRLGIAAALLGDPQVLLFDEPVNGLDPEGILWVRNLMKSLAAEGRTVFVSSHLMSEMALTADHLIVIGRGQLLADMSVTAFISANSADFARVRTPDTEPQQREKLSAAITEAGGHVLPEQDGALRVTGLPLPRISDIAHDSDVRLWELSPHQASLEEAYMRMTQGAVDYRSTVDQKEGLQQPLPPGAQPPVPVPGQGQPGWYAPPPAPPGGQPFAPPQGAPARAPAGPYGAPGAPGAAPGAPAPNPYAQPAPQAPQGPPPAVPPAAAPASAPPAAADLTKPEDAR; from the coding sequence ATGATCGAGGCAGTCGGCCTGACCAAGCGGTACGGCGACAAGACCGCTGTGTACAACCTTTCCTTCCAGGTGCGGCCCGGCGCCGTCACCGGGTTCCTGGGCCCCAACGGCTCCGGCAAGTCGACGACGATGCGGATGATCCTCGGCCTGGACAACCCCACCGCGGGACGGGTCACGATCGGCGGCTACCCGTACCGCAGGCTGCCCAACGCCCCCCGTCAGGTCGGCGCGCTGCTGGACGCCAAGGCGGTGCACGGCGGCCGCTCCGCCCGCAACCACCTGCTGTCGCTGGCCCAGCTGTCCGGCATCCCGGCCCGCCGGGTGGACGAGGTGCTGGGCGTGGTGGGCCTGCACGAGGTGGCGCGCCGCCGGTCGAAGGGCTTCTCGCTCGGCATGGGGCAGCGCCTGGGCATCGCCGCCGCGCTGCTCGGCGACCCCCAGGTGCTGCTGTTCGACGAGCCCGTCAACGGCCTCGACCCCGAGGGCATCCTCTGGGTGCGCAACCTGATGAAGTCGCTCGCCGCGGAGGGCCGTACGGTCTTCGTCTCCTCGCACCTGATGAGCGAGATGGCGCTGACCGCCGACCACCTCATCGTGATCGGGCGCGGACAGCTGCTCGCCGACATGAGCGTCACCGCCTTCATCTCCGCCAACTCCGCCGACTTCGCACGGGTGCGCACGCCCGACACCGAGCCGCAGCAGCGCGAGAAGCTGTCCGCGGCGATCACCGAGGCCGGCGGCCACGTCCTGCCCGAGCAGGACGGCGCGCTGCGGGTGACGGGACTGCCGCTGCCGCGCATCAGCGACATCGCCCACGACAGCGACGTACGGCTGTGGGAGCTGTCGCCGCACCAGGCCTCGCTGGAGGAGGCGTACATGCGGATGACGCAGGGCGCCGTCGACTACCGCTCGACCGTCGACCAGAAGGAGGGGCTGCAGCAGCCGCTGCCGCCCGGTGCGCAGCCGCCGGTGCCGGTGCCCGGCCAGGGCCAGCCCGGCTGGTACGCCCCGCCGCCGGCCCCGCCGGGCGGGCAGCCCTTCGCCCCGCCGCAGGGCGCGCCGGCGCGGGCCCCCGCGGGCCCCTACGGCGCCCCGGGCGCCCCCGGTGCGGCCCCGGGCGCCCCGGCGCCCAACCCGTACGCCCAGCCCGCCCCGCAGGCGCCCCAGGGGCCGCCGCCGGCCGTCCCGCCGGCCGCCGCGCCTGCGTCCGCTCCCCCCGCCGCCGCCGACCTGACCAAGCCCGAGGACGCCCGATGA
- a CDS encoding ABC transporter permease subunit codes for MSTPPPPMPQTAAPDWQAAPGSPYPGYTSPIPVVRTHLGHAIASEWTKIKSVRSTMWTLGVFVLLVVGIGLLTGLVVSSSDPDMGGESPLSLGFFGLLLGGMCVITLGVLTTASEYGTGMIRTTMVACPSRGRVLAAKALVFFLLAFVVTLVCATLIGFVHVALLEGNNAKEPSGEEWLKGTVGISLYLALLGTLSLAVGSVIRHSAGAITIMIGAVLAPLVIALFMFSSSLQDVQQALFEYSIPNQMSIFYANSLTESGPSGWDPLWIMLVAAAAALGGAFALLEKRDV; via the coding sequence ATGAGCACGCCCCCGCCCCCGATGCCGCAGACCGCCGCACCCGACTGGCAGGCGGCGCCCGGCTCTCCCTACCCCGGTTACACCTCGCCGATCCCGGTGGTGCGCACGCACCTCGGGCACGCGATCGCCTCCGAGTGGACGAAGATCAAGTCCGTGCGCTCCACGATGTGGACGCTGGGCGTGTTCGTGCTGCTCGTCGTCGGCATCGGTCTGCTGACCGGCCTGGTGGTCTCGAGCTCCGACCCCGACATGGGCGGCGAGAGCCCGCTGTCCCTCGGCTTCTTCGGACTGCTGCTGGGCGGCATGTGCGTCATCACGCTGGGCGTGCTGACCACGGCCTCGGAGTACGGCACCGGCATGATCCGCACCACGATGGTCGCCTGCCCGTCGCGCGGCCGGGTGCTCGCGGCGAAGGCCCTGGTGTTCTTCCTGCTGGCCTTCGTGGTGACGCTGGTGTGCGCCACGCTCATCGGCTTCGTGCACGTGGCGCTGCTGGAGGGCAACAACGCGAAGGAGCCCTCGGGTGAGGAGTGGCTGAAGGGCACGGTCGGCATCTCGCTGTACCTGGCGCTGCTCGGCACGCTGTCGCTGGCCGTCGGGTCGGTCATCCGGCACTCGGCGGGCGCCATCACCATCATGATCGGTGCCGTGCTCGCGCCGCTGGTGATCGCCCTGTTCATGTTCTCGTCCTCGCTCCAGGACGTGCAGCAGGCGCTGTTCGAGTACTCCATCCCGAACCAGATGAGCATCTTCTACGCCAACTCCCTGACGGAGTCCGGCCCGTCCGGCTGGGACCCGCTGTGGATCATGCTGGTCGCCGCGGCGGCCGCGCTCGGCGGCGCCTTCGCCCTGCTGGAGAAGCGGGACGTGTAA
- a CDS encoding ATP/GTP-binding protein → MSPRRNRPKGAGSSGRSAEDDRSGRYGGWQSTESWQGEEWSVRHVAGSSAQGKAYRCPGCDQLIPDGVPHVVAWPEHSGVDERRHWHKACWNAKDRRTTRVRRSRDAPRY, encoded by the coding sequence GTGTCCCCGCGTCGCAACCGACCCAAGGGAGCCGGTTCGTCCGGCCGGAGCGCCGAGGACGACCGGTCCGGCCGCTACGGCGGCTGGCAGTCGACGGAGAGCTGGCAGGGCGAGGAGTGGAGCGTACGCCACGTCGCGGGCTCCAGCGCGCAGGGCAAGGCCTACCGCTGCCCGGGCTGCGACCAGTTGATCCCGGACGGGGTGCCGCACGTGGTGGCCTGGCCCGAGCACTCCGGCGTCGACGAGCGCCGGCACTGGCACAAGGCCTGCTGGAACGCGAAGGACCGCCGCACCACGCGGGTGCGGCGGTCCCGTGACGCGCCGAGGTACTGA
- a CDS encoding LLM class flavin-dependent oxidoreductase codes for MRVGSFVLAARFPGQGEGEALHRAVRSAEVAEEAGLDTVWLAEHHFVPYGSCPSAVTLAALLLGRTRRLRVGTAVSVLSTTHPVTLGEQAALLHVTSGGRFSLGLGRGGPWVDLEVFGAGLDAYEKGFPESLDLLVRWLREPSVAACGERFRFREVPVVPRPSESLTETEGPEVVVACTSPASVRLAAERGLPMLLGMHIGDEEKAEMVALWRRHARACGRPSREVHRAAHVSAGVCQIADRRADAAETLMKAMPGWLKQGLEAHVTVDGRRRRMRDPLAYTELLCGLHPVGTPRLCADRLAATSERTGISRFALLVEGSGDLAATEENVRRLGAEVLPRLA; via the coding sequence ATGCGTGTGGGAAGTTTCGTGTTGGCCGCCCGGTTCCCCGGGCAGGGCGAGGGTGAGGCGCTGCACCGCGCCGTCCGCTCGGCCGAGGTGGCCGAGGAGGCGGGGCTCGACACGGTCTGGCTGGCCGAGCACCACTTCGTGCCGTACGGCAGCTGCCCGTCCGCCGTCACCCTGGCCGCGTTGCTGCTCGGCCGCACCCGCCGCCTGAGGGTCGGCACGGCGGTCAGCGTGCTGTCCACCACCCACCCGGTGACCCTCGGCGAACAGGCCGCGCTGCTGCACGTCACGAGCGGCGGACGGTTCTCCCTCGGGCTCGGACGCGGTGGCCCGTGGGTCGACCTGGAGGTGTTCGGGGCCGGCCTCGATGCGTACGAGAAGGGGTTCCCGGAATCACTCGATCTGCTGGTGCGCTGGCTGCGGGAACCGTCCGTCGCGGCCTGCGGCGAGCGGTTCCGCTTCCGCGAGGTGCCCGTCGTCCCCCGCCCGTCGGAGTCGCTGACCGAGACCGAGGGCCCCGAGGTCGTGGTCGCCTGCACCTCCCCGGCGAGCGTGCGGCTGGCCGCCGAGCGCGGACTGCCGATGCTGCTCGGGATGCACATCGGGGACGAGGAGAAGGCCGAGATGGTCGCCCTGTGGCGGCGGCACGCGCGCGCGTGCGGGCGCCCGTCGCGGGAGGTCCACCGCGCGGCCCACGTCTCGGCCGGCGTCTGCCAGATCGCGGACCGGCGCGCGGACGCCGCGGAGACCCTGATGAAGGCGATGCCGGGCTGGCTGAAGCAGGGGCTGGAGGCCCATGTCACGGTGGACGGGCGGCGCCGGCGGATGCGCGACCCGCTGGCGTACACCGAACTGCTCTGCGGGCTGCATCCGGTGGGCACCCCGCGGCTGTGCGCCGACCGGCTCGCCGCGACCAGCGAACGGACGGGTATCTCCCGCTTCGCCCTGCTCGTCGAGGGCTCCGGCGATCTGGCGGCCACCGAGGAGAACGTGCGGCGGCTCGGTGCCGAGGTGCTCCCCCGACTCGCCTGA